The genomic stretch TTGCTGGCTTGTGTGAGGCTTCTCGCTTACGCTTATTTGCTGTATCGCGACTTTTTTGAGCGGTTGCAGCTTGTTGCAGCTTTTTAAGTGCCCGTTTGGCAGCTTTCTCCTCACGCTGCCGTAACTGCTCCGCATCCTTAGCAATTTTGGCTTGTTGTCGAGCCACCTTTGCAGCTTCTTGAGAGCGCTTTTTCTCAGCTGCTTCTGCCGCTTTAATCTCTCTATCGCGAGCTTTTTGGAGTTGTAGCTCCGCGGCTTCGTCCAGTTCTGCGGCCTTGCGCGCGCGCTCGCTGGCAAGCTTCCTGGGACTGTAGAATACAGCTCCGCCGTGCCACTCGTCGCCTTCTCGTGTAGTCAGTGTTGTAGAATTGATCGGGCGCTTTCGAATGAGGTTGAGTTCAGCGCGTAGCTCCGCGTTTTAGAGGCGGAGAAGCTCGTTGTTGACCTACAGCGAGTGCAGGCCTTGGGATAGCCGTTTGGCTTCAAATTTGGCCTTGTCAGCCACCGCAGCGTCAAAAATTTTGCGCAGCTAAGGCCAGGTATCGCCGTCGCCTTGCTCCCCAATTCCTGGGTCGTCATCTTGTTGTTGTGGGTTGTTGTTAAAGCGTTGAAGTACCCGGCTTGCGTCCATCGGCCATATGCCTGTAGCTTGAAAACTCTTCAATATGAGATCGTGAGTCATTGTAGAGCTCCACGCAGGCCAAAAGTGACGATAGAAGTCCTGTTTGGTGATCCTTGAGAGACCTTGGGTTCGCTGGAGGTGTTGAGTAAGCTCCTT from Pyrenophora tritici-repentis strain M4 chromosome 1, whole genome shotgun sequence encodes the following:
- a CDS encoding ATP-synt-B domain containing protein is translated as MTTQELGSKATAIPGLSCAKFLTLRWLTRPNLKPNGYPKACTRCDEWHGGAVFYSPRKLASERARKAAELDEAAELQLQKARDREIKAAEAAEKKRSQEAAKVARQQAKIAKDAEQLRQREEKAAKRALKKLQQAATAQKSRDTANKRKREASHKPAKKPTKRRRVVAPSSGVVAGPPEASPPPKFSLRNRQIKTPARYK